In one Bacillus sp. PK3_68 genomic region, the following are encoded:
- a CDS encoding homoserine dehydrogenase, producing the protein MRDNVKVGLLGLGTVGTGVVKMIQNHQEQLIHQVGCPVSIKKVLVKNPDKVRDVELDSSLLTTDPYDVINDSEIDVIVEVIGGIEETRQYIIDALNLKKQVVTANKDLIALHGSELQKIAVENGCDLFYEASVAGGIPIIKGLADGLASDKIQKMMGIVNGTTNYILTKMTKDGLSYETALKDAQDLGFAEADPTSDVEGLDAARKMAILARLAFSMDIELDDVSVSGISSVTKDDLKYGNMLGYTMKLIGYAEQENDRAEVSVQPTFLENNHPLASVHDEYNAVYVYGESVGETMFYGPGAGSLPTATSIVSDVLAVVKNMRLGVNGRSVLTPQFDRQLKEADECFAKYFIRLHVRDEVGAFSELTKLFSSHSISFEKILQLPLEEEGVAEIVIVTHKASMENYQNVLTQVKDLGVVKGVESFYRVEGEGTTR; encoded by the coding sequence GTGAGAGACAACGTAAAAGTAGGTTTATTAGGGTTAGGCACAGTCGGTACAGGGGTTGTAAAGATGATTCAAAATCATCAGGAGCAGCTCATTCATCAAGTAGGATGCCCAGTATCAATTAAAAAAGTACTAGTGAAGAATCCAGACAAAGTTCGGGATGTCGAACTCGATAGCAGCCTCCTCACTACAGATCCGTACGATGTAATTAATGATTCAGAAATCGATGTGATTGTTGAAGTCATCGGTGGAATTGAAGAAACACGCCAGTACATAATTGATGCCTTAAATTTGAAAAAGCAGGTCGTTACTGCTAATAAAGACTTAATCGCTCTTCATGGCTCAGAATTGCAGAAAATCGCTGTGGAAAATGGCTGCGATTTATTCTATGAAGCAAGTGTAGCCGGTGGCATTCCAATCATTAAAGGATTGGCGGATGGCCTGGCTTCTGATAAAATCCAAAAGATGATGGGGATTGTGAACGGAACCACAAACTATATTTTAACGAAGATGACGAAAGACGGTCTTTCTTATGAAACGGCTTTGAAAGATGCCCAAGACTTAGGGTTTGCGGAAGCCGATCCAACATCTGATGTGGAAGGTTTGGATGCAGCACGCAAAATGGCGATTCTCGCCCGTCTTGCTTTCTCTATGGATATTGAGCTGGATGATGTATCCGTAAGCGGCATTTCAAGCGTAACGAAAGACGATTTGAAATATGGCAATATGCTCGGTTACACAATGAAGCTGATCGGCTACGCTGAACAGGAAAATGATCGGGCGGAAGTAAGTGTTCAACCAACATTCTTAGAAAACAATCATCCGCTTGCTTCTGTCCATGACGAATATAACGCTGTTTATGTGTATGGGGAATCCGTCGGTGAAACAATGTTCTACGGTCCGGGAGCGGGAAGCTTACCGACTGCTACTTCTATTGTAAGTGACGTTTTAGCGGTTGTTAAAAATATGCGTCTCGGCGTAAATGGCCGCAGCGTGCTGACACCGCAATTTGACCGTCAATTAAAAGAGGCGGATGAATGTTTCGCTAAATACTTTATCCGTTTACACGTTCGTGATGAAGTAGGTGCTTTTTCCGAACTGACAAAATTATTCTCTAGTCATTCGATTAGCTTCGAAAAAATTCTTCAGTTGCCGCTTGAAGAAGAAGGAGTAGCGGAAATTGTGATTGTTACTCATAAAGCTTCGATGGAAAACTACCAAAATGTATTAACACAAGTAAAAGACCTAGGTGTAGTCAAAGGTGTGGAAAGCTTCTACCGGGTTGAAGGAGAGGGAACAACAAGATGA
- a CDS encoding IS1182 family transposase has protein sequence MLSKNNPIQRNQIEMIALDQLVPENHLVRKMEAAMDFSFIYDLVEGLYAEVGRPSIDPIILIKLTFIQYAFGIRSMRKTIEEVETNMAYRWFLGYGFHDKVPHFSTFGKNYERRFKDTDLFEQIFYRILKIAAEKKLISAEHVFVDSTHVKASANKRKFEKKMVRKETRAYQERLQEEINQDREDHGKKPFPPDKFDKEETKEIKESTTDPDSGYYVKDERTKQFAYSFHAAADRKGFVIGTMVTPSNTHDSQILEPLMEKVIEKVGKPKAVGADGAYKTPAIASYLMENGMTPALPYTRPRTKEGFFRKHDYVYDEHFDCYLCPAGEVLNYSTTNKEGYREYRSPKQVCTSCPFLAKCTESRDHQKVVTRHIWQKYMEEADHLRHHEEVKAIYAERKETIERVFADAKEKHGMRWTTLRGLKKLSMQAMLTFAAMNLKKMASWTWREPEMA, from the coding sequence ATGCTTTCGAAAAACAATCCAATCCAACGGAATCAAATAGAAATGATCGCTCTAGACCAGCTTGTACCAGAGAATCACCTGGTCCGTAAAATGGAGGCAGCGATGGATTTCTCTTTTATTTATGACTTGGTGGAAGGATTGTATGCGGAAGTGGGCCGCCCAAGCATTGATCCAATTATTTTAATTAAACTAACATTTATCCAATATGCCTTTGGCATTCGATCCATGCGCAAGACGATCGAGGAAGTGGAAACGAATATGGCCTACCGCTGGTTTCTCGGTTATGGATTCCATGATAAAGTGCCGCATTTCTCTACCTTCGGTAAGAACTACGAGCGTCGCTTCAAAGATACCGACCTGTTTGAACAGATCTTCTATCGTATCTTAAAAATAGCTGCCGAGAAAAAGCTCATTAGTGCGGAGCACGTTTTTGTGGATTCCACTCATGTAAAAGCTAGCGCGAATAAGCGTAAATTTGAAAAGAAAATGGTTCGCAAAGAAACACGCGCGTATCAGGAACGCCTCCAAGAAGAGATTAATCAGGACCGAGAGGATCATGGAAAAAAGCCGTTCCCGCCAGATAAGTTCGATAAAGAAGAAACGAAAGAAATCAAGGAAAGTACAACCGATCCGGACAGTGGCTACTACGTTAAAGACGAACGAACCAAACAATTTGCCTATTCCTTTCACGCGGCCGCAGACCGTAAGGGATTCGTAATTGGCACAATGGTCACACCAAGCAACACACATGACAGCCAGATCTTAGAGCCGTTAATGGAGAAAGTGATAGAAAAGGTAGGAAAACCTAAAGCTGTTGGTGCAGATGGAGCTTACAAAACACCTGCCATTGCCAGTTATTTAATGGAAAACGGCATGACACCTGCCTTGCCTTATACACGGCCGCGCACAAAAGAGGGCTTCTTCAGAAAGCATGACTATGTGTACGATGAACATTTTGACTGTTACCTTTGTCCGGCAGGGGAAGTATTGAATTACTCAACGACGAATAAGGAAGGCTATCGTGAATACAGATCACCCAAACAGGTTTGTACCTCCTGCCCTTTTTTAGCTAAATGCACGGAAAGCAGAGATCATCAAAAAGTGGTGACACGCCATATTTGGCAGAAATATATGGAAGAGGCCGACCATCTTCGCCACCACGAAGAAGTTAAAGCGATTTATGCGGAGCGAAAAGAAACGATTGAGCGTGTATTCGCAGATGCAAAAGAAAAGCATGGCATGCGTTGGACAACGTTAAGGGGACTTAAAAAATTGTCGATGCAAGCGATGCTTACTTTCGCTGCCATGAATCTCAAGAAAATGGCCAGCTGGACTTGGCGAGAACCAGAAATGGCTTAA
- a CDS encoding DUF4240 domain-containing protein, with protein sequence METLLIYQNDTSNKFWKIYVSGNSFTVTYGKVGTGGSVKVKDFESEAACQKEAERLIQSKLKKGYVWSRSAYQVIKERAMTEERFWELLGTSKEKGQSIDEQIEWLVTYLSRKSIKDIVMFDSIFNQHYYQSYTSDLWAAAYIVMGGCSDDCFDYFRAWILYLGQETYEEAIKNPETLLPHFKRLEEQEDIPQLEELLYIASSAYEEKTGLDDEAYFKVYDQLVKDDEGEPEMEFDWEEEDEEGLRKKFPLLWAEYGEKPL encoded by the coding sequence GTGGAAACATTGCTTATTTATCAGAATGATACATCTAATAAATTTTGGAAAATATACGTGTCCGGCAACTCATTTACTGTAACATATGGAAAGGTTGGCACAGGGGGATCGGTAAAAGTAAAAGATTTTGAATCAGAGGCGGCTTGTCAAAAGGAAGCAGAGAGGCTCATTCAATCTAAATTAAAAAAAGGATATGTATGGTCAAGGTCTGCTTATCAAGTAATTAAAGAAAGGGCGATGACAGAAGAGCGGTTTTGGGAGCTGCTCGGGACATCTAAAGAGAAAGGGCAGAGTATAGACGAGCAAATCGAGTGGTTAGTCACCTATTTGTCGAGAAAATCGATCAAGGACATTGTTATGTTTGATTCAATTTTCAATCAGCATTATTACCAATCCTATACATCTGATTTGTGGGCGGCTGCTTACATCGTTATGGGGGGATGTTCAGATGATTGCTTTGATTACTTTAGAGCATGGATACTTTACCTTGGACAAGAGACGTATGAAGAAGCGATTAAGAACCCAGAAACTCTTCTCCCGCATTTTAAGAGATTAGAAGAGCAAGAGGACATTCCGCAGCTGGAGGAACTATTGTATATTGCCAGCTCTGCTTATGAGGAAAAAACAGGACTAGATGATGAGGCGTATTTCAAGGTGTATGATCAATTAGTAAAAGATGATGAAGGTGAACCAGAAATGGAGTTTGACTGGGAGGAGGAGGATGAAGAAGGATTGCGGAAAAAATTCCCTCTGTTGTGGGCAGAGTATGGAGAAAAGCCATTATGA
- a CDS encoding type II CAAX endopeptidase family protein, with protein MVSVKSNKNYIWVYFITFFTLWCIRELWLVQYLNLMDSVPRAIASAVTKIAVWIVPVIFLVKIVEKSDPSSFLGLRNNIKKGLIWTGWVSIIFISYFVVVNVIILEKNINFQIGFNQWLNTVLLVGITEEIVFRGFLLRKFVDSYRFWIANTITSLLFVSIHFPIWFYKGLFEFPNILGSIISVFVLSIVFGFVYKKSNSLWSVIIIHSLYNLLVLLFY; from the coding sequence TTGGTAAGTGTAAAATCAAACAAGAATTATATTTGGGTATATTTCATAACATTTTTTACACTATGGTGTATCAGAGAATTGTGGTTAGTTCAATATTTAAATTTGATGGATTCTGTTCCCAGAGCTATAGCATCAGCTGTCACTAAAATAGCTGTTTGGATTGTTCCAGTCATATTTTTAGTTAAAATTGTGGAAAAAAGTGACCCGTCTTCCTTTTTAGGATTACGTAATAATATTAAAAAAGGGCTGATATGGACAGGTTGGGTATCCATAATCTTCATATCCTATTTTGTAGTCGTTAATGTCATTATTTTAGAGAAAAATATTAATTTTCAAATAGGATTTAACCAATGGCTTAATACTGTTCTGTTAGTTGGAATAACCGAGGAAATTGTCTTTAGAGGTTTTTTATTAAGAAAATTTGTAGATTCTTATAGATTCTGGATAGCGAACACAATTACATCTTTACTTTTTGTATCTATCCATTTTCCTATTTGGTTTTATAAAGGTCTGTTTGAATTCCCTAATATTTTGGGTTCTATAATAAGCGTTTTTGTATTGAGTATTGTATTTGGGTTTGTATATAAAAAAAGTAATTCTCTTTGGTCAGTAATTATTATTCATTCCTTGTATAATTTGTTAGTGTTACTCTTCTACTAA
- a CDS encoding DUF4183 domain-containing protein: MSTGKHPYPPNKPYQCGINCKRTRSNNYRKKKHTRSTWPRFYSCPIPERSEEKSEPGPPGPRGPQGRPGPQGLPGPPGPPGPPGPSIPSPIPAQNSLYFTFSDGQKLTYTNSDGLEQYGTTEILPPSQVSYINLFINGMIQPQSDYKVEAGELTLLTDQPPAEGVPITLQFITING, translated from the coding sequence GTGTCTACTGGGAAACATCCTTATCCTCCCAACAAACCTTATCAATGTGGGATAAACTGCAAGAGAACACGTTCCAACAATTATCGAAAAAAAAAACACACAAGAAGCACATGGCCTCGTTTCTATTCCTGCCCCATTCCTGAACGTTCGGAAGAAAAAAGTGAACCCGGTCCTCCTGGGCCACGCGGCCCTCAAGGAAGGCCCGGACCACAGGGATTACCTGGTCCTCCTGGGCCTCCCGGTCCTCCTGGCCCCTCTATTCCAAGTCCCATTCCTGCACAAAATTCACTATACTTCACTTTTTCAGATGGACAAAAACTTACTTATACTAACAGCGATGGATTAGAGCAATACGGAACAACAGAAATATTGCCACCGAGCCAAGTTTCTTATATCAATTTGTTTATCAATGGCATGATCCAACCTCAGAGTGACTACAAAGTAGAAGCAGGAGAATTAACTTTATTGACGGATCAGCCCCCGGCAGAAGGCGTACCGATTACACTTCAATTTATAACCATTAATGGATAA
- a CDS encoding DUF4183 domain-containing protein translates to MPIIKPFMASRKFFATIGDGTGTGATFAIAATAFTDDTGAAATAFPGSLAYYVLYINAQPQTADTSTLTPTEITIPGGDVLDPATPILIEVVVN, encoded by the coding sequence ATGCCAATTATTAAACCCTTTATGGCTTCGAGAAAGTTTTTCGCTACCATAGGAGACGGGACAGGTACTGGTGCGACCTTTGCCATTGCGGCTACAGCTTTTACTGACGATACGGGAGCAGCTGCCACAGCATTTCCAGGGTCACTTGCTTATTATGTTTTATATATAAATGCTCAGCCGCAAACAGCTGATACTTCAACTCTTACACCTACAGAAATAACGATTCCAGGCGGTGACGTGCTTGATCCGGCCACTCCAATTCTTATTGAAGTTGTAGTTAACTAG